In a single window of the Candidatus Tisiphia endosymbiont of Nemotelus nigrinus genome:
- a CDS encoding Rpn family recombination-promoting nuclease/putative transposase — translation MNNGKPLVSFDYAIKYLLKDKGGYSIVEGFISALLKTKGYKDVKIISLLESESNKEDSKSKRSLADLIVEDDERHKYIIEIERNVQESFIHKACFNTSRLIVDNLAQGADYTQIIKIFHISLLYFPIGNGTGTIYHGKTIIHEIETNERLTVHIKNKETDEIFDATNILPEYFYISVPLFNDRLEKEIDDWLHVMKYDEVPKNYHSPYMTQVAEKLSILRMTSEERASYFYYQKQIYTDRDELRTAEAIGEARGEAKLIKIMINNGNSIEEVARMTGLSTAKINELLKVQ, via the coding sequence ATGAATAATGGTAAACCATTAGTTAGTTTTGATTATGCTATCAAATATCTTCTAAAAGATAAAGGGGGTTATAGTATAGTAGAAGGCTTTATCTCTGCTCTTCTTAAAACTAAGGGGTATAAAGATGTTAAAATAATATCTCTTCTTGAAAGTGAAAGTAACAAAGAAGATAGTAAAAGCAAAAGAAGCCTAGCTGATTTAATCGTTGAAGATGACGAACGCCATAAATATATTATTGAAATCGAGCGTAATGTTCAGGAATCATTTATCCATAAAGCTTGTTTTAATACTTCAAGACTTATCGTGGATAACCTTGCACAAGGAGCGGACTATACACAAATTATCAAAATATTTCATATTTCTCTGCTTTATTTTCCTATAGGTAACGGCACTGGCACTATTTACCATGGTAAAACTATCATTCACGAAATAGAGACTAATGAACGTTTAACTGTTCATATTAAAAATAAAGAAACTGATGAGATTTTTGATGCTACCAATATTTTACCGGAATATTTCTATATATCAGTGCCACTGTTTAATGATCGTCTAGAAAAAGAGATCGATGATTGGCTGCATGTCATGAAATATGATGAAGTGCCAAAAAATTATCATTCGCCTTATATGACGCAAGTAGCAGAAAAGCTTAGTATTCTAAGAATGACCTCTGAGGAAAGGGCAAGCTATTTCTATTACCAGAAACAGATTTATACTGATAGAGATGAACTAAGAACTGCTGAAGCAATAGGAGAAGCTAGAGGGGAAGCTAAATTAATAAAAATAATGATAAATAATGGTAACTCTATTGAAGAAGTGGCTAGAATGACGGGATTATCTACTGCTAAGATTAATGAATTACTGAAAGTACAGTAA
- a CDS encoding lysophospholipid acyltransferase family protein yields the protein MFWRLRVLIFYALLAIFTITFFLICYIPVTFFNVNYYIRYKIGFIFSHVFIWLARIFCGLKYQVFGLDKLPTSPSIVLSNHQSCWEQIFVQLIIPEHSWVLKKELFNIPLFGWGLEMVKPIAVDRNANISVGQILREGQEKIKSGLWLVIFPESTRFKPEQNAKFKPSAVKLASLAKVPIVMMAHNAGVYWPKGFWIEKPGVIQVNIIDVISVEEIEQSDVRNLTEKIEQVINTEKRILFEQT from the coding sequence ATGTTTTGGCGTTTAAGAGTATTAATATTTTATGCATTACTTGCTATATTTACCATTACATTCTTCCTTATATGTTACATACCCGTAACATTTTTTAATGTCAACTATTATATAAGATACAAGATAGGGTTTATTTTTTCCCATGTATTTATTTGGCTGGCTAGAATCTTTTGTGGTTTAAAATACCAAGTTTTTGGTCTAGACAAATTGCCTACATCCCCTTCTATAGTATTGTCTAATCACCAATCATGCTGGGAACAAATATTTGTACAATTAATTATACCTGAACATTCTTGGGTATTAAAAAAAGAGTTATTTAATATCCCATTATTTGGTTGGGGATTGGAAATGGTTAAACCAATTGCCGTAGACCGTAATGCCAATATCTCAGTTGGTCAAATTTTAAGAGAAGGGCAAGAAAAGATAAAAAGTGGTTTATGGTTGGTTATTTTCCCTGAATCTACTAGATTCAAACCAGAACAAAATGCTAAATTTAAACCTAGTGCAGTGAAATTAGCCTCATTGGCAAAAGTGCCAATAGTGATGATGGCTCACAATGCAGGTGTATATTGGCCAAAGGGTTTTTGGATTGAAAAGCCAGGTGTAATTCAAGTAAATATAATTGATGTTATCTCTGTAGAGGAAATAGAACAATCTGATGTTCGAAACCTTACTGAAAAGATAGAACAGGTGATTAATACAGAAAAGCGAATATTATTTGAACAAACTTAA
- a CDS encoding UvrD-helicase domain-containing protein translates to MTQQSFLDSLNHQQLAAALHVHGPLLVLAGAGTGKTKVLTTRIANIINQGLASPNNILAVTFTNKAAREMQDRISKMIDCYGLNIGTFHSIAAKILRQQAEHLNFSLNSRFTIISHDDQLKLVKDIIKQRNIDPKKYAPKVLHIIISRWKDQGLLPHKLSESDIKLPIHKVTKFVYDEYQQNLLASNVVDFGDLLLYNNELFIKNPTILKYYQERYQYILIDEYQDTNAVQYLWARMLASNTKNICCVGDDDQSIYGWRGAEIGNILRFEKDFPNATVIKLEQNYRSSSEILSAASSVIDNNKNRHGKTLWTDKNDGQKIKIISCWNDKEEARFVVSEIDKLVTEGKYNAGLVAILVRAGFQTRAFEEVLISNALPYKIIGGLKFYERMEIRDLLAYIRITLNHSDNLALERIINVPKRAIGNTTLKQIKDYATEHNIPIIVAIRQMLQEGVVKNKVKDSLNQLITNIDNWNLRYQDEPALSVTKALLEESGYLPMLQEEKTDEALGRIENINEMLRAIAEFDNIQDFIEHSSLVMENEALESNFGGSISIMTLHSAKGLEFDLVFLPGWEEGVFPHQRSLNEEGEKGLEEERRIAYVGITRAKRDLYITYAESRFMFHEVIRSSPSRFLREIPNDVCVRTSSTKQLNYLGTKHKFSF, encoded by the coding sequence ATGACGCAACAAAGCTTTCTAGATTCATTAAATCATCAACAATTAGCAGCGGCTTTACACGTGCATGGACCTCTTCTTGTGCTGGCTGGAGCAGGAACTGGTAAAACTAAAGTATTAACAACGAGAATAGCCAACATAATTAATCAGGGTTTAGCTTCACCTAACAATATTTTAGCAGTTACTTTTACCAATAAAGCTGCTAGAGAAATGCAAGATCGAATCAGTAAAATGATTGATTGTTATGGGCTAAACATAGGTACCTTTCATTCTATAGCAGCCAAGATTCTACGCCAGCAAGCAGAGCATTTGAATTTTAGCTTAAACAGTAGATTTACTATTATTAGCCATGATGATCAGCTTAAATTGGTTAAAGACATAATTAAGCAAAGAAATATAGATCCCAAGAAATATGCCCCTAAAGTGTTGCATATTATTATCTCGCGTTGGAAGGATCAAGGATTATTGCCGCATAAACTTTCGGAATCTGACATTAAACTACCAATTCATAAAGTGACAAAATTTGTCTATGACGAGTATCAGCAAAATTTATTAGCATCGAACGTAGTGGATTTTGGAGATTTGCTACTATACAATAATGAGTTGTTTATAAAAAATCCTACAATATTAAAGTATTATCAGGAACGATATCAATATATTCTAATTGATGAATATCAAGATACCAATGCTGTCCAATATCTTTGGGCTAGGATGCTTGCGAGTAATACCAAAAATATCTGTTGCGTTGGCGATGATGATCAATCTATATATGGTTGGCGTGGTGCAGAAATTGGTAATATATTACGTTTTGAAAAGGATTTCCCAAATGCTACAGTAATAAAATTAGAACAAAATTATAGGTCTAGTTCAGAAATTTTATCAGCTGCATCCAGTGTAATTGACAATAATAAGAATCGTCACGGTAAAACCTTGTGGACCGATAAAAATGACGGACAGAAAATTAAAATTATATCTTGTTGGAATGATAAAGAAGAGGCAAGATTTGTTGTATCTGAAATTGACAAATTAGTTACAGAAGGTAAGTATAATGCTGGGTTGGTTGCGATATTAGTTAGAGCTGGTTTTCAAACCAGAGCGTTTGAAGAGGTTCTTATTAGTAATGCATTACCATATAAAATAATCGGTGGTCTTAAGTTTTATGAAAGAATGGAAATACGTGACTTACTTGCCTACATACGTATCACTTTAAATCATAGTGACAATCTTGCTCTTGAGCGTATAATAAATGTTCCAAAGAGGGCTATTGGCAATACTACATTAAAACAAATAAAGGATTATGCAACCGAACATAACATTCCCATTATTGTTGCTATTCGTCAAATGTTACAAGAAGGGGTTGTTAAAAATAAAGTTAAAGATAGTTTAAATCAGTTAATCACTAACATAGATAATTGGAATTTACGATATCAAGACGAGCCAGCACTTAGTGTGACAAAAGCTTTATTAGAAGAATCAGGGTATCTGCCAATGTTACAAGAAGAAAAGACAGATGAGGCACTTGGTAGAATTGAAAATATTAATGAAATGCTGAGAGCAATCGCAGAATTTGATAATATTCAAGACTTTATCGAACATTCTAGTTTGGTAATGGAAAATGAGGCATTAGAATCAAATTTTGGCGGTTCTATTAGTATTATGACTCTGCATTCTGCTAAAGGTCTTGAATTTGATTTAGTTTTTCTGCCAGGTTGGGAAGAGGGAGTTTTCCCACATCAAAGATCACTAAATGAAGAGGGAGAGAAAGGTTTAGAAGAAGAGAGAAGAATTGCTTATGTTGGTATTACTAGAGCCAAGAGAGATCTGTATATTACTTATGCAGAAAGTCGTTTTATGTTTCATGAAGTAATAAGATCTTCCCCTTCTAGATTTCTTAGGGAAATACCCAATGATGTTTGTGTTAGAACTTCTTCAACCAAACAGCTTAATTATCTAGGTACAAAACACAAGTTTTCTTTTTAA
- the lepA gene encoding translation elongation factor 4: MNNQKFIRNFSIIAHIDHGKSTLADRLIEYCGGLVAREMSHQVLDSMDIEKERGITIKAQTVRLIYQAKDGNTYYLNLMDTPGHVDFSYEVSRSLAACEGSLLVVDSSQGVEAQTLANVYQAIDNKHEIIPILNKIDLPAADRDKVKQQIEDVIGIDASDALLISAKSGIGIEEVLEAIVNRLPCPTINQNQTDILKALLVDSWYDSYLGVVILVRVIDGTLRKNMRIKMMASNSNYNVENVGYFTPKKHISDILYPGEIGFFTASIKQVVDCKVGDTITEEKRPCKEPLPGFKPHLPVVFCGLYPSDASQFEHLKDSLAKLRLNDASFEFEAESSTALGLGFRCGFLGLLHIEIVQERLEREFDLDMITTAPSVVYKINMRDGQQLEIHNPADLPVTQNIESMLEPWVKATILVPDEFLGSVLSLCTDKRGVQIELTYVGGRAMVIYRLPLNEIVFDFYDKLKSYTKGYASFDWEIDGYEESDLVKLSILVNSEPVDALSTIVHRSRSEYRGRELCKRLSDLIPRQLFQIAIQAAIGGRIIARETVKAMRKDVLSKCYGGDITRKRKLLEKQKAGKKRMRNIGNVEIPQSAFIAALRIGDE, translated from the coding sequence ATGAATAATCAAAAGTTTATCAGAAATTTTTCAATCATCGCTCATATTGATCATGGTAAGTCTACTTTAGCAGATAGGTTAATTGAATATTGTGGAGGATTGGTAGCTCGGGAAATGAGCCATCAGGTACTTGACTCAATGGACATAGAAAAAGAACGGGGAATTACTATCAAAGCACAGACTGTTAGATTAATTTACCAAGCCAAAGATGGCAATACCTATTATCTAAACCTAATGGATACTCCCGGTCATGTGGATTTTTCTTATGAAGTGAGCAGGTCACTCGCTGCTTGTGAAGGCTCTTTGTTAGTGGTAGATAGTAGCCAAGGTGTTGAGGCACAAACTCTAGCAAATGTTTATCAAGCAATTGATAATAAGCATGAAATTATTCCAATACTTAATAAAATAGACCTACCAGCTGCCGATCGTGATAAAGTTAAGCAACAGATAGAAGACGTAATTGGCATAGATGCAAGCGACGCATTACTAATTTCAGCAAAAAGTGGTATAGGGATAGAGGAAGTACTTGAAGCAATTGTTAATAGGCTACCCTGCCCTACAATTAATCAAAATCAAACAGATATTTTAAAGGCATTATTGGTTGATAGTTGGTATGATTCTTACCTAGGAGTGGTAATTTTGGTTAGAGTTATCGATGGAACTTTACGCAAAAATATGCGTATTAAGATGATGGCTAGCAATTCTAATTATAATGTTGAGAATGTTGGGTATTTTACTCCTAAGAAGCATATATCAGATATTTTATATCCAGGAGAAATAGGTTTTTTTACCGCTTCAATCAAGCAAGTTGTTGACTGTAAAGTTGGTGATACAATAACTGAGGAGAAAAGACCTTGCAAGGAACCTTTACCTGGTTTTAAGCCGCATTTACCGGTAGTATTTTGTGGGTTATATCCTTCAGATGCTTCGCAATTTGAGCATTTAAAAGATTCTTTAGCTAAATTAAGGCTTAATGATGCTAGTTTTGAATTTGAAGCAGAAAGTTCAACTGCCTTAGGCTTGGGATTTCGTTGTGGTTTCTTGGGGTTGTTGCATATTGAAATAGTGCAAGAAAGATTAGAGCGTGAATTTGATCTTGATATGATAACTACTGCTCCTAGTGTGGTTTATAAGATTAATATGCGTGATGGACAACAGTTAGAAATACATAATCCGGCTGATTTGCCTGTTACTCAAAATATAGAATCAATGTTAGAACCTTGGGTTAAGGCAACAATATTAGTACCAGATGAGTTTTTAGGTAGTGTTTTATCTTTGTGTACTGACAAAAGAGGAGTACAAATTGAATTAACTTATGTAGGTGGTCGGGCTATGGTAATTTACCGATTACCGTTAAATGAGATAGTATTCGATTTTTACGATAAGTTAAAAAGTTACACAAAAGGTTATGCTAGCTTTGATTGGGAAATAGATGGTTATGAGGAAAGTGATTTAGTAAAATTATCTATTTTGGTTAATAGTGAGCCAGTTGATGCTTTATCTACTATAGTACATCGCTCAAGATCAGAATATCGGGGGCGGGAGTTGTGTAAACGTCTTAGCGATTTAATTCCAAGGCAATTATTTCAGATCGCTATTCAAGCTGCTATTGGCGGCAGAATAATTGCTAGAGAAACCGTCAAAGCAATGCGTAAAGATGTTTTATCTAAATGCTATGGTGGGGATATAACTCGTAAGCGTAAATTATTGGAAAAACAAAAAGCTGGCAAAAAACGTATGCGTAATATTGGTAATGTTGAGATTCCACAATCAGCCTTTATAGCTGCTCTTAGAATAGGAGATGAGTAG
- the prfB gene encoding peptide chain release factor 2 (programmed frameshift) yields the protein MRAEIEHYVKKIEQSLELLRRHFDFDNATKRLVELENISEDPALWNNQEKAQNILREKRLLETRLNSFKQLQSHLTECLELEELAFSENDQQVLQQVQEDLGKLSIIAGKFETECLFSGDFDSNNCFLEINAGAGGTESHDWASIMMRMYLRFAERQGFKSEIIHLINGEEAGIKSCTIKINGYQAYGWFRTESGVHRLVRISPFNAAGKRMTSFASSWVYPEIDDSIAIVIDEKDLRIDTYRSSGAGGQHVNTTDSAVRITHLPTNIVTQCQNDRSQHKNKAQAMKMLKARLYEVELKKRTDDINEQNASKTENGWGNQIRSYVLQPYQMVKDLRTNHETSDTKGVLDGDLEKFVSASLSMSVGNIISY from the exons GTGCGTGCTGAAATTGAACATTATGTAAAAAAAATTGAACAGTCTTTAGAACTGCTCAGGAGG CACTTTGATTTTGATAATGCAACCAAAAGGCTTGTAGAGCTAGAAAATATATCAGAAGATCCAGCTTTGTGGAATAATCAGGAGAAGGCTCAAAATATTCTGAGAGAAAAAAGACTTCTAGAAACTAGGCTTAACTCGTTTAAACAACTTCAATCTCATCTCACGGAATGTTTAGAACTTGAGGAGTTGGCATTTAGCGAGAATGACCAACAAGTTTTGCAGCAGGTTCAAGAAGATTTAGGGAAGCTTTCTATTATTGCCGGAAAATTTGAGACTGAATGCTTATTTTCTGGAGATTTTGACAGTAATAATTGTTTTCTAGAAATCAATGCTGGAGCTGGGGGGACAGAGAGCCACGACTGGGCATCAATTATGATGCGTATGTATTTACGCTTCGCGGAAAGACAGGGATTTAAAAGCGAGATTATTCATCTTATTAATGGTGAAGAAGCAGGAATCAAATCATGTACTATTAAAATTAATGGCTACCAAGCATATGGTTGGTTTAGAACAGAATCTGGTGTGCATAGATTAGTTAGGATATCACCTTTTAATGCTGCGGGCAAAAGGATGACTAGTTTTGCTAGTAGTTGGGTATACCCAGAAATTGATGATAGTATTGCAATTGTAATAGACGAAAAGGATCTTAGAATAGATACTTACCGCTCTTCTGGTGCTGGGGGACAACACGTAAATACTACTGATTCTGCAGTAAGGATTACCCACTTACCTACCAATATCGTAACACAATGTCAAAATGATAGGTCACAGCATAAGAACAAAGCACAGGCTATGAAGATGCTTAAAGCAAGGCTTTATGAAGTAGAGTTAAAGAAACGTACTGATGATATTAATGAACAGAATGCATCCAAAACTGAAAATGGCTGGGGAAATCAAATAAGATCTTATGTATTGCAACCTTATCAGATGGTTAAGGATTTACGTACCAACCACGAAACTTCTGATACTAAGGGTGTACTTGACGGAGATTTAGAAAAATTTGTTTCAGCTAGTCTATCAATGAGTGTTGGTAATATTATCAGTTATTAG
- a CDS encoding nucleoside triphosphate pyrophosphohydrolase translates to MMRKYCFKIDKLIRDLVPGIMRSRGISVFERSMKKDEYIQRLKDKLFEEAQEVIDAKTSDEISEELADLLEVIYALGKECNLSMEQIEAKRLVKKQKDGSFDNRIYGSYIEMHSDNKDIGYFLAKPEKYPEIKLDSVNISL, encoded by the coding sequence ATGATGAGAAAATATTGTTTCAAAATTGATAAACTGATTCGTGATTTAGTCCCGGGAATTATGCGGTCGCGTGGCATTTCGGTATTTGAACGCAGTATGAAAAAAGATGAATATATCCAGCGTCTTAAAGATAAATTGTTTGAAGAAGCGCAGGAAGTGATTGATGCAAAAACATCAGATGAAATTTCTGAAGAACTAGCTGATTTGCTTGAAGTGATTTATGCATTAGGCAAAGAATGCAACTTATCAATGGAACAAATTGAAGCAAAGCGTCTTGTGAAGAAACAGAAAGATGGTAGCTTTGATAACCGTATTTATGGCTCTTATATAGAAATGCACTCTGATAACAAAGATATTGGTTATTTTTTAGCTAAACCAGAAAAATACCCTGAAATAAAACTGGACTCTGTAAACATTTCTCTTTAA
- a CDS encoding mechanosensitive ion channel family protein — translation MTVQHLLALYHKYDQEILMLIIMIASIIPFIIFIKKIINGMIKKYIDQWHHDYEKTFKKYSIYTHLLHTLLALYIIFWGNILQPFPTLSWIISIKNIAIILYTGGFVTMLILSLIDAFADIYRNRLTISIQSYLSLYTQILKIFIISIATIIIISSILNVSLSAFFTSLGAAAALLTFLFKDTVVALLASLQLISQDVIRIGDFVSISQYNVEGTVEKITITSVKIKNADQTISTIPTSSLLTTNVVNSRGITDSMAKKIQGPICIDINTILLVSTVSFIQELKKSPYLTKEAMDKVSLEQLGDYVTNIKIFRLYVKEYLRNHPMIYQQDFTFLVRQLPATPNGLPIELYVFTHEIRKGIYEDIQSDIFDHLFAVLPEFKLKIFQNSN, via the coding sequence ATGACAGTACAACATTTATTAGCTCTTTATCATAAATATGATCAAGAAATTTTAATGTTAATCATTATGATAGCTTCGATCATTCCATTTATTATTTTTATTAAAAAAATAATAAATGGAATGATCAAAAAATATATTGACCAGTGGCATCATGATTATGAAAAAACATTTAAAAAATATTCTATATACACCCATTTATTACATACATTACTAGCTTTATACATTATATTCTGGGGCAATATCTTACAGCCATTTCCTACTTTATCTTGGATAATTAGCATCAAGAATATTGCGATAATCCTCTATACAGGCGGTTTCGTTACAATGCTAATCTTGTCTCTTATCGATGCTTTTGCAGATATTTATCGCAACAGATTGACCATTTCTATCCAATCTTATTTAAGTTTATACACTCAAATATTGAAGATATTTATTATCTCTATTGCTACCATTATAATTATTTCCAGTATTCTAAATGTTTCCCTTAGTGCATTTTTTACTAGCTTGGGAGCAGCAGCAGCGTTGTTAACCTTTCTATTTAAGGATACTGTTGTGGCGTTGCTAGCAAGCTTACAACTAATTTCGCAGGATGTAATACGAATTGGCGATTTTGTTAGTATTAGCCAGTATAATGTTGAAGGTACTGTAGAGAAAATTACTATTACATCCGTTAAAATTAAAAATGCTGATCAAACCATTTCAACGATACCTACATCTAGTCTTTTAACAACTAATGTAGTAAACTCGCGCGGTATAACTGACTCAATGGCAAAAAAAATTCAGGGACCAATCTGTATTGACATAAATACTATTCTATTGGTTTCGACTGTATCTTTTATACAAGAATTGAAAAAATCACCATATTTGACAAAAGAAGCAATGGATAAAGTGAGTTTGGAACAGCTAGGTGATTATGTAACAAATATCAAAATATTTAGACTGTATGTAAAAGAATATTTGAGAAATCACCCGATGATATATCAACAAGATTTTACATTTCTAGTACGTCAGCTGCCTGCAACTCCTAATGGTTTACCAATAGAGTTATATGTCTTTACTCATGAAATAAGGAAGGGTATATATGAAGATATTCAATCAGATATTTTTGATCATTTGTTTGCAGTGCTACCTGAATTCAAATTAAAAATATTTCAAAATAGTAATTAA
- a CDS encoding class II aldolase/adducin family protein has product MTLETKLNLASAYQILAILGLDDHTYTHLSARPKGADFYYIYPFGLRFEEVTSDNLLQVSLDGTVLEGSEYSYNETGYVTHGNIYKAREDISSIFHLHTPATVAVSSMRVGLMPISQWALHFYERLSYHEYNSLIVTSNHANKILDDLGSNYVMFLRNHGILACGRTIHEAMFYTYHLEQACKTQCLACSTNQELIIPFQETCRKSVQDLLSFEEDLGKRDWIAWLNLLKTVYGEQ; this is encoded by the coding sequence ATGACTTTAGAGACCAAACTTAATTTAGCTTCTGCCTACCAAATTCTTGCAATTTTAGGCTTAGACGATCATACATATACTCATCTATCGGCAAGGCCTAAAGGAGCTGATTTTTACTATATTTATCCTTTTGGCTTAAGGTTTGAGGAAGTAACTAGCGATAATTTACTGCAAGTTAGTTTGGATGGAACAGTTTTAGAGGGTAGCGAATATAGTTACAATGAAACCGGTTACGTCACTCACGGTAACATCTATAAAGCAAGAGAGGATATTTCATCTATCTTTCATTTGCATACTCCTGCAACTGTTGCTGTATCATCTATGCGAGTAGGATTGATGCCAATAAGTCAGTGGGCACTGCATTTTTATGAAAGACTATCTTATCATGAATATAACTCTCTTATAGTTACGTCTAATCATGCTAATAAAATACTTGATGATCTTGGGTCAAATTATGTTATGTTTCTACGTAATCACGGAATATTAGCATGTGGTAGGACAATACATGAAGCTATGTTTTATACTTATCATTTAGAGCAAGCATGTAAAACCCAATGTTTAGCATGTTCCACAAATCAGGAGTTAATCATACCATTTCAAGAAACTTGTAGAAAATCGGTGCAAGATTTATTATCATTTGAAGAAGATTTAGGTAAACGTGACTGGATAGCTTGGCTTAATTTACTCAAGACGGTTTATGGTGAGCAATGA
- a CDS encoding DUF2608 domain-containing protein — MKKFLVIVILQCIAMEALSNIERIKLHSFDDLTKKIRGKDTLVVFDIDGVILAAKDSYLSHDNREMRHKFLDDIEKSHGLVQKKNIYGLIIAQMEYKLIEPVLVKHFWFLKFNGADIIALTSMGPNNPYFDQEQDRVDVLKDKGLIFDGRYQGLIKIDEQNRPQPEVIEGVIFARGYEKGLVLKAYLDQQRANYSKIVMIDDMSQNLDSVERYLKNQVDSIVLIEYSYDKLAEQKSIKTLSTLQQDFVKTQSIWLSDKQASVLLQIINKDKIE; from the coding sequence ATGAAAAAATTTTTAGTAATAGTAATTTTACAATGTATAGCAATGGAAGCACTATCGAACATTGAGAGAATAAAGTTACACTCTTTCGATGACTTAACTAAGAAAATTAGAGGTAAAGATACACTAGTTGTATTTGATATTGATGGGGTTATTCTTGCCGCTAAAGACTCTTATTTAAGCCATGATAATCGGGAAATGCGTCATAAATTTCTTGATGACATTGAAAAATCACATGGTTTAGTTCAGAAAAAGAATATATATGGACTCATTATTGCTCAGATGGAGTATAAGTTAATTGAACCAGTATTAGTAAAGCATTTTTGGTTTTTAAAATTTAATGGTGCTGATATTATTGCTTTAACATCAATGGGACCAAATAATCCATATTTCGATCAAGAGCAAGATCGTGTTGATGTGTTGAAAGATAAAGGATTAATTTTTGATGGAAGATATCAAGGTTTAATAAAAATTGACGAACAAAACCGACCTCAACCAGAAGTCATTGAAGGAGTTATTTTTGCTAGAGGTTATGAAAAAGGATTAGTGCTTAAAGCATATCTCGATCAACAACGAGCTAATTATAGCAAGATAGTGATGATAGACGATATGTCTCAAAATTTGGATTCTGTTGAAAGATACCTTAAAAATCAGGTTGATAGTATAGTTCTAATAGAATATAGCTACGATAAGTTAGCAGAGCAAAAATCTATAAAAACTCTCTCCACTTTGCAGCAAGATTTTGTTAAAACTCAATCTATTTGGTTAAGCGATAAACAAGCCTCTGTTTTGTTACAAATAATAAATAAAGATAAAATTGAATGA
- a CDS encoding GNAT family N-acetyltransferase, translated as MIQEIKTINNLNLISELKKFPNQAVLWEIIEKNQSGKIFELLGGAILIIENGHDSSVFIAGSLTDEEVKDTISLVGDLEFPMIYCHPKYCPLFLRLGWNFHLRIELSLKNLKDTGVPKQHVDIEPIKTLDIFKKCLRYKKQSQLYGSDENFLMYGTGYALLLGSQVVSEVYASIGGGYADIGIITHPDYRGKGYGTQIASHLIKQCLHTKITPKWSCNVDNRASLHTALKLGFEISRYYTLLVPNYGNVLCPNLANWLRNNPYP; from the coding sequence ATGATTCAAGAAATTAAGACTATCAACAATCTTAACTTAATATCAGAGTTAAAGAAGTTCCCGAATCAAGCTGTACTTTGGGAAATTATAGAGAAAAACCAATCTGGAAAAATATTTGAGCTACTAGGTGGAGCTATATTAATTATAGAAAATGGTCACGATTCATCTGTTTTCATTGCAGGGTCATTAACAGATGAGGAGGTTAAGGATACAATCTCCCTTGTTGGTGATTTAGAATTTCCAATGATTTACTGCCATCCCAAATATTGCCCTTTGTTTTTACGGCTTGGATGGAATTTCCACTTACGTATTGAACTTTCGCTCAAAAATCTAAAAGATACTGGAGTGCCAAAACAACATGTAGATATTGAACCAATTAAAACACTGGATATCTTTAAAAAATGCCTACGATACAAAAAACAATCTCAACTATATGGTTCAGATGAGAATTTTTTAATGTATGGTACTGGATATGCATTACTCCTTGGTTCACAAGTTGTGAGTGAAGTCTATGCTAGTATTGGTGGCGGGTACGCTGACATAGGTATTATCACCCATCCTGATTATCGTGGTAAAGGATACGGTACACAAATTGCCTCTCATTTAATTAAGCAATGTCTCCATACAAAAATAACCCCTAAATGGAGTTGCAACGTTGATAATAGAGCTTCATTACATACAGCTCTGAAACTAGGCTTTGAGATAAGCCGTTATTATACATTACTTGTCCCTAATTACGGTAACGTTCTTTGCCCTAACTTGGCAAATTGGCTGAGAAACAATCCTTATCCGTGA